The Desulfotomaculum sp. nucleotide sequence CGAGAAGTATAAAGACGCGGACACATTCACCTGCCTGTCCGATCCGGACAAGCACGAACTGGCTGTCCGCCTTGCCCCGGTTGTCTATATGGATGACAATGACGAATACGCCAAACGGTTTGATAATTTCATGTACGAAATTATGCTGGCTCAAATTGAAGGGATGCCGCACTTTGAAAAGTGCAGAAAACAGCTTGTCAACACCTGCCGCAGCCTGGCCGGACGCGTTACCATCCCGCAGATCAAGGAAAAGATTGAACTTGTCAATACCGTCGTCACGGAAGAATTCTGGCAGGCCTGCGGTATCATAGAGCTTGAAAAGGTCCGCTTGGAACTGCGCGGCCTGATCAAGTTCATCGTCGACGAGCCCGGGAAAAACCTGATCTACACCAACTTGGCCGATGAAGTCTTGTTGGTTAAAGAAGGTGAAACGCTGGAGCCCGCTTACACGTTTGAGGATTACAAACTGAAGGTAAACCGCTATATAGAACAAAACAGCAACCATCTTGCCATACATAAGCTGCGCAGCAATATCCCGCTTACCGCCCTGGACTATGCAAGCCTGGAACAAATCTTTACCGGGGAACTCGGTACAAAAGAGGATTACCAGCGGGAATACCAGGACACACCGTTTGGCCTTCTTGTCCGCAAGATTGCCAGGATGGAATATGAAGCCGCCTGTGAGGCGTTTTCCGAATTTATCAATGACCAGTCTATAAATCAGGCGCAGATCGTATTTATCAAAAAGATCATTGATTATATTACGCAAAACGGTTATATCGAAAATGTCTCCGAGCTGATGAAACCGCCTTTTGACAAACCCCAGAGCATGATCAAGCTGTTCGACGGTTCAAGGCAAAAAAAGATCGTCGAGGCGGTTAAAAAGATCAAAGAAAATGCGCTGGAACCAGCCGGCTGAAAAAATAAAGCAGCTTAACAGATAAGCCTGAAAAGCTGCGCCGTTATATTGTTATTGACGTTCTAAATTAGCCTTCCTGGCCAAAATCCCTGCCAATCCGCCAGAGAGTGGACAATGTCAGCTGGGCCGCTCTTTCCTTTATATCCTGGGGCAATCCCCATAAGACAAATTCACCCGAACGGGTTTTGCCGTTATGGTTAGTTGCAATGTAAATTGTCCCGCGTAATTTTTTTTCTTTGCCAGTTTCTTTAATTTTACCCGTTACCGCAATGCTTAAGTCAGGATTGACAGCTTTTTTGCACCAGTCAGCAAGCTGTTCAGCCTGTTCCTTGCCCGGCAATGGAGAAAAAGAGAGATTTTCTATCCCTGGATTATTGCTTCCGATGATAAAACCCGCTTTATAAAAATTGCCCGGGTTTTTAATTACATTTAGCTGGTTGGCAAGCACTCCGCCAGTTAAATACTCCACGGTAGCCAGTGTCAGCCTTCTGCTTTCAAATTGCCTGCCTACAACATCCGCGAGAGTTTCGTCGTCCGTTCCGAAAATGTAGTCACCCACCCGCTGGCGGATTTTCTCTTCGAGTTCTGCGTTCATCTGCAGCGCTTTTTCCACGCTTTCCGCTTTTGAGGTAATCCGCAAGTGCACCTCGGAAAACCTGGCGGTAGGCGCCAGGGTCGGGTTTGCGCTTTGGAGCAGATCACCCAGTTGCTGGTCGGCCGTTGATTCACCCAGGCCGCTAAGCTTGATAACCCTTGACTTAATGATTTTTCTTTCGCTGCCGAGTTTTTCAAATATAAAAGGTTCAATTTCATTGTTCAGCATCATTTTAAACTCGTTGGGCGGGCCGGGAATCAGGACATATATTTTTTCATTTTGCTCAAAAATCATCCCCGGCGCTGTTCCGATGGGGTTGTCCAGCACGATCCCTCCGGGTGGGACGAGGGCCTGCCTTAAATTATTATCAGGCATCGGAACGTTGCGCTCGTCAAAAAGGC carries:
- a CDS encoding competence/damage-inducible protein A; amino-acid sequence: MQAEVIFTGTELMIGQILNTNSQYLQQTLALWGIDLFYQVTVGDNLERLAQAITQASERAGLIIISGGLGPTEDDLSRDALAKSLGVPLVINEKALKITRRLFDERNVPMPDNNLRQALVPPGGIVLDNPIGTAPGMIFEQNEKIYVLIPGPPNEFKMMLNNEIEPFIFEKLGSERKIIKSRVIKLSGLGESTADQQLGDLLQSANPTLAPTARFSEVHLRITSKAESVEKALQMNAELEEKIRQRVGDYIFGTDDETLADVVGRQFESRRLTLATVEYLTGGVLANQLNVIKNPGNFYKAGFIIGSNNPGIENLSFSPLPGKEQAEQLADWCKKAVNPDLSIAVTGKIKETGKEKKLRGTIYIATNHNGKTRSGEFVLWGLPQDIKERAAQLTLSTLWRIGRDFGQEG